GTACGGGTTGCCCTGGTCCTCGTACTGGGCGCGGATCGGCGCCTTGAATGTCTCTTCCTCGTCGGGTGACCACGGTTTGCCCGCCGCACTGAGCTGTTCGCCGCGCACCGTGGCCAACACCGAAGCCGCCTGCTCGCCGCCCATCACCGAGATGCGGGCATTGGGCCACATCCACAAAAAGCGCGGCGAGTACGCCCGGCCGCACATCGAATAGTTGCCCGCGCCATAGGATCCACCGATCACGACGGTCAGCTTCGGCACCCGGGCACACGCCACGGCGGTCACCATCTTGGCGCCGTGCTTGGCGATGCCGCCGGCCTCGTAGTCGCGGCCGACCATGAAGCCGGCAATGTTCTGCAGGAACAGCAGCGGGATCTTGCGTTTGTCGCAGAGCTCGATGAAATGCGCTCCCTTGAGCGCGGATTCACTGAACAGCACGCCGTTGTTGGCGATGATCCCGACCGGGTGGCCCTGGATGCGGGCGAATCCGGTTACCAGGGTCTTGCCGTATTTGGATTTGAATTCGCTGAATTCGCTGCCGTCGGCCAGCCGCACGATGACCTCGTGCACGTCGTAGGGCACCCGCGGATCGGGCGGTACGACATCGTAGAGCTCGGTCTGCGAATGCTTGGGTTCGACAGGGGAACGCACTTCCCACGGGCTGGGCGCGCGCGGACCGAACGTTGCCGCGATCGCGCGCACGATGCGCAGTGCGTGCTCGTCATCGTCGGCGAGATGGTCGGTGACCCCCGAGACCCGCGAGTGCAGGTCGCCGCCGCCGAGGTCTTCGGCCGAAACGATCTCTCCGGTAGCGGCTTTGACCAGCGGCGGGCCGCCGAGGAAGATCGTGCCCTGCTCGCGAACGATGACGGCCTCGTCGCTCATCGCCGGCACATAGGCGCCGCCCGCCGTGCACGAGCCGAGCACCGCGGCGACCTGAGGAATTTCCTTGGCGCTCATGGTCGCCTGGTTGTAGAAGATTCGTCCGAAATGCTCGCGATCGGGAAACACCTCGTCCTGGCGGGGCAAAAAGGCGCCGCCGGAGTCGACCAGGTAGATGCACGGCAGTCGATTCTGCAACGCGACTTCCTGGGCGCGCAGGTGCTTTTTGACCGTGATCGGGTAGTAGGTGCCGCCCTTGACCGTCGCGTCGTTCGCGACGATCACACACTCGCGCTCCGCGACCCGCCCGATGCCGGTGATGATCCCGGCACCCGGGGATTCGTCGTCGTACATCCCGTTCGCCGCCAGCGGGGTCAGCTCCAAGAAGGGACTGCCCGGGTCGAGTAGCCGGTCCACCCGCTCGCGGGGCAACAGCTTGCCTCGGCTGACGTGACGTTCCCGTGCGCGTTCATTGCCCCCCAGCGCGGCGGCGGCCAGCTTGGCGTTCAACTCGCCGACCAGCCGACGGTGCTCATCGGCGAACGACGGTGCGGCCTGCACGGACGCGCTCATGACTGTTCCGGGAGCTCGTCCATCGCCGCGGCAGCCTCCTCGCCATTGGGGTCTAGGCACTTCAGTTAATCCTCATTAACTGGCGCCGACAATACCATCGGCGACGCTACGGCGTCCAGGGACCAGTCGACCGTTGGGCGAACAAACCCGCGCGGGAAAGACAACGCGTGTTTGCTTTCCCGGACCTCCCCAAATTCCCGACTCTTTTGGTCGATTATCGCTATCGAGAGAGCGCAATTACCTCGGGGGAAGTCATGGCCGCCACTCCAGCCCACTCGAACGACGCACGGTCGTCCGGATTCACCGGTCGACCCTCGGTGCAGGCCCGGATCAGTGCGCCGACGCTGCGGCTGCTGCGCTCGATTGCCGGCCTGGTCGGGGTCGACCTGGGCACCAGCATCAACACGTTGATTGCCAGCCGCCACCCGCCGCGGCGTACCACCCGTGCCGTGACCGTGCGACATCGCGAGTTCAATGGCTGGGACGTGTGCACTCTGCGACCCGAGTCGCTGTCGGGCCAACACGTGCTGGCCATCCACGGTGGCGCCTTTGTGTGTGAAGCCACCGTCTTGCACTGGCGAGATTATGCGGCGATCGCCCGCCAGACCTCCGCGACGGTCGTCGTACCCGCGTACCCGCTGGCACCGCACGGCACCGCCGGTACCGTCGTCCCACAGATGGCGGACCTGATCACCTGGATGATCGGCGAACACGGGCTAGACAACGTGAGCGTCTACGGCGACTCCGCCGGCGGCGGGATCGCGCTCTGTGCCGCGCAGGAATTGGTACGGCGCAACGCAACGCCGCCGGCCCGGATGGTTCTGCTGTCACCGCTGCTCGATGCCACGTTGAGCAACCCGGACATTCAATTCGTCAACGACCCTGTCCTCAGCACAGATGCGCTCAAAGTGAATTTCGCGCTTTGGGCCGCAGACCTCGACCTGGCCGATCCCTTGGTCAGCCCGCTGCACGGATCGTTGAGCGGCCTTGGAGCGACCGCGGTCTACGCCGGATCGTTGGACGTACTTGGCCCCGATGCCGTTGCACTGCAAGCGAAATCACTCGCCACACCGGGCACCAAGTTCAGCTTCGACCTGCGCTACGGCGAAATGCACGATTGGGCCATGACCTCGTGGCTGCCCGAGGCGCGCGGGGTCCGCTCGCAGATCTACCACCAGCTGCTTGGCACCTAGTTCGCCGAGCGTGGTTGGAAAGCCGGAAGGAAAACGATGAATCGCGATCAGGGGCTTGAGTTAATCACCAATAACTCGTGTTATGTTAGCGACGATTAACCGGAACTTCCGGACGTAGGCGGAGGGCCGTCATGACAGCGTCCACCCCGGACACCTCGCCGGGTCAGCCCGAGTCGCCAAATCGCCGCAGCCAGTTGAAATCCGACCGGCGATTGCAACTTCTGGCGGCGGCCGAACGGCTCTTCGCCGAACGCGGCTTTCTCGCGGTGCGACTCGAAGACATCGGCGCCGCCACCGGGGTAAGCGGCCCGGCGATCTATCGCCACTTCCCCAACAAGGAGTCGATGCTGGTCGAGTTACTGGTCGGGATCAGCGCCAGACTCCTCGCCGGGGCTCGCGAGGTGACCGGCCGCAGCGCCGACGCGGCCGACGCGCTCGATGGCCTGATCGATTTTCACCTCGACTTCGCGATCGGCGAGCCCGACCTGATCCGCATCCAGGACCGCGACCTGGCACACCTGCCCGCGGCCGCCGAACGGCAGGTACGCAAAGCCCAACGCCAATACGTAGAGGTCTGGGTCGGCGTGCTGCGCGAGCTGGACCCGGCACTGGCGGAAGCCGATGCCCGGCTGGCGGCGCACGCGGTATTCGGCTTGCTGAACTCGACACCGCACAGCATGAAGGCGGCAGAAAAGCCGACCCGCGGGGCGCGGTCGCGCGCCGTCATGCGCGCCATGACGGTCGCCGCACTGGGAGCCGGAAGCCAAGTCCGCTAATCGGGCGTCATCGAACGAATCCGCGCCCAGCCGCTCGGCTTAGGTACCCTGCAATTTGTGAGGTGGACATGAACGATCCACGTCGACCCGAGCGGGTTAGTCCCCTTCAAACGGGATCCGAACCGACCGGGCCGATTGGCCCGCGGAACGCGCCGCTCGCTGATCCGGCCTATGCCGACCAAGCGCCGTATGCGCCTGCCTACGGCGGGTACGCGCCGCAATGGGCGCCGGGGCTGAACGAGACCAACCCGACCAAACGGTTGCCGGCGTATTGGCAGCAAGACCAGCCGCCGCCGGGTGGGCTTCCGCCCGAGGGCTCGGCTCCCCCGCCGCCGGAAGGCCCGAGGTCGCCCCGCTGGTTGTTGATCGGCGCCGGCGCGGCGGTGCTGCTGGTTGTCGCGCTGTTGATCGCGCTGGTCCTCACGAACGGCGCGCTCAAGAACCAGACCGCCGTGCCGCCGTTGCCGGCGATGCCCGGATCGAGTGAGCAAAGCCCGACGCCCACCCCCTCGACACGCGCGGCGCCGCCGCCGCGGACCGTCGTGCCGGCGCCGCCACCGAGCGGGTCAGCCGCGCCCACCCCGGGCGCGACGCAAAACGTCGTCTACAACGTCAGCGGCGAGGGTCGCGCCATCAGCATCACTTACTGGGACACCGGCGACGTGATCCAGACCGAGTTCAATGTCGCGCTGCCGTGGAGCAAGCAGGTCAGTCTGTCGCAGTCGGCCGTC
The DNA window shown above is from Mycobacterium sp. Aquia_216 and carries:
- a CDS encoding MmpS family transport accessory protein, with the protein product MNDPRRPERVSPLQTGSEPTGPIGPRNAPLADPAYADQAPYAPAYGGYAPQWAPGLNETNPTKRLPAYWQQDQPPPGGLPPEGSAPPPPEGPRSPRWLLIGAGAAVLLVVALLIALVLTNGALKNQTAVPPLPAMPGSSEQSPTPTPSTRAAPPPRTVVPAPPPSGSAAPTPGATQNVVYNVSGEGRAISITYWDTGDVIQTEFNVALPWSKQVSLSQSAVHPASVTIINIGHNVTCSVTVDGVQVRQRVGGGITVCDAAGR
- a CDS encoding carboxyl transferase domain-containing protein — protein: MSASVQAAPSFADEHRRLVGELNAKLAAAALGGNERARERHVSRGKLLPRERVDRLLDPGSPFLELTPLAANGMYDDESPGAGIITGIGRVAERECVIVANDATVKGGTYYPITVKKHLRAQEVALQNRLPCIYLVDSGGAFLPRQDEVFPDREHFGRIFYNQATMSAKEIPQVAAVLGSCTAGGAYVPAMSDEAVIVREQGTIFLGGPPLVKAATGEIVSAEDLGGGDLHSRVSGVTDHLADDDEHALRIVRAIAATFGPRAPSPWEVRSPVEPKHSQTELYDVVPPDPRVPYDVHEVIVRLADGSEFSEFKSKYGKTLVTGFARIQGHPVGIIANNGVLFSESALKGAHFIELCDKRKIPLLFLQNIAGFMVGRDYEAGGIAKHGAKMVTAVACARVPKLTVVIGGSYGAGNYSMCGRAYSPRFLWMWPNARISVMGGEQAASVLATVRGEQLSAAGKPWSPDEEETFKAPIRAQYEDQGNPYYSTARLWDDGIIDPADTRTYVGLALSVCAQAPLEGVSYGVFRM
- a CDS encoding alpha/beta hydrolase fold domain-containing protein; this encodes MAATPAHSNDARSSGFTGRPSVQARISAPTLRLLRSIAGLVGVDLGTSINTLIASRHPPRRTTRAVTVRHREFNGWDVCTLRPESLSGQHVLAIHGGAFVCEATVLHWRDYAAIARQTSATVVVPAYPLAPHGTAGTVVPQMADLITWMIGEHGLDNVSVYGDSAGGGIALCAAQELVRRNATPPARMVLLSPLLDATLSNPDIQFVNDPVLSTDALKVNFALWAADLDLADPLVSPLHGSLSGLGATAVYAGSLDVLGPDAVALQAKSLATPGTKFSFDLRYGEMHDWAMTSWLPEARGVRSQIYHQLLGT
- a CDS encoding SACE_7040 family transcriptional regulator, which translates into the protein MTASTPDTSPGQPESPNRRSQLKSDRRLQLLAAAERLFAERGFLAVRLEDIGAATGVSGPAIYRHFPNKESMLVELLVGISARLLAGAREVTGRSADAADALDGLIDFHLDFAIGEPDLIRIQDRDLAHLPAAAERQVRKAQRQYVEVWVGVLRELDPALAEADARLAAHAVFGLLNSTPHSMKAAEKPTRGARSRAVMRAMTVAALGAGSQVR